One window of Rasiella rasia genomic DNA carries:
- a CDS encoding TonB-dependent receptor, producing MKISILSSKFYFVLSLCLLLPLLAFAQSEVSGTVTQKNGAPIFGANVYLEGTYDGASTDENGTFSFTTSETGIQTLVISYVTYEPFMMAADVTQLKGLKLTLREDVNSLDTVVISAGSLEASDNSKVSVLKPLDVVTTASALGDFVGALQTLPGTTTVAEDGRLFVRGGDANETQIFIDGIRVFSPYTPTTNNIPTRGRYSPFLFDGITFSTGGYSAEYGQALSSVLLLNTIDEPDQEKTEIGLMTVGAALGNTQKWENRSLSVNATYINLAPYIAAFPDRNDWQKPYEGISGETVFRNKFKNGLFKLYAAFDTTNFQLTQEDINVPEGVNFKLKNNNFYTNASYRGDLSDTWKLETGGSFTYTHSNIGVLGNDIRDRENSFHLKAKLRKRFSNRVKLNFGAEQFLTDFNEDVASEFFSGDYGYNNNVSAAFAETDLIFSKKFAMKLGVRGEYSQLFEQFTVSPRASVAYKTGKNSQLSVAYGDFYQQPFQDVLKFQQNLKAQQTQHYILNYQYVANNRIFRAEAYRKQYSNLVTFNTEFAGFDSVYTNNGDGYAQGIDFFWRDNESIKNVDYWISYSFLDTERKYRNFPTTATPSFANTHNASVVAKYWVDDWKSQIGFSYQYGSGRTYTNPNVVGFLQEKTKDFNSVSLNWAYLLSQQKILYFSVNNVFGFNNVNGYQYSSTADFNGNFSRRELRPAADQFFFVGFFWTISDDGSDNQLDNL from the coding sequence ATGAAAATTTCAATCTTGTCATCAAAATTCTATTTCGTACTATCGCTATGCTTGCTGCTTCCATTGTTAGCGTTTGCGCAAAGTGAAGTTTCAGGCACCGTAACTCAGAAAAATGGTGCACCCATTTTTGGAGCCAATGTGTATTTAGAAGGTACCTACGACGGGGCTTCTACAGATGAAAACGGTACCTTCTCTTTTACTACTTCGGAAACTGGAATACAAACGCTGGTTATTTCGTACGTAACCTACGAGCCCTTTATGATGGCGGCAGATGTAACGCAGTTAAAAGGCTTAAAACTTACCCTTCGCGAAGATGTTAACTCGCTAGACACCGTTGTAATAAGCGCAGGGAGCCTTGAGGCTAGCGACAATAGTAAAGTATCTGTTTTAAAACCACTCGATGTAGTGACCACCGCAAGCGCTTTGGGAGACTTTGTGGGTGCTTTACAAACATTGCCAGGCACCACAACGGTTGCCGAAGATGGCCGATTGTTTGTACGTGGGGGTGACGCCAACGAGACACAAATTTTTATTGATGGTATACGTGTTTTTTCACCCTATACACCTACAACCAATAACATCCCAACACGCGGGCGTTACAGTCCGTTTCTGTTCGATGGTATTACCTTTTCTACAGGTGGCTACTCTGCAGAGTACGGCCAGGCATTATCGTCTGTTTTGTTACTCAACACCATAGACGAGCCAGACCAGGAAAAAACGGAAATCGGACTCATGACAGTGGGTGCTGCCTTAGGGAACACCCAGAAATGGGAAAACCGCTCGTTAAGTGTAAATGCTACCTATATTAATCTTGCACCCTACATCGCGGCCTTTCCAGACCGAAACGACTGGCAAAAACCTTATGAGGGTATTTCGGGAGAAACTGTTTTTAGAAATAAATTTAAAAACGGCTTGTTTAAACTATACGCTGCTTTCGATACTACAAACTTTCAGCTAACTCAAGAAGATATAAATGTGCCAGAAGGGGTGAATTTTAAATTAAAAAATAATAATTTTTATACCAACGCAAGCTATAGAGGCGACCTAAGCGATACCTGGAAGCTAGAAACAGGTGGAAGTTTTACCTATACGCATTCTAACATCGGCGTGTTAGGCAATGATATTAGGGATAGAGAAAATTCGTTTCATCTTAAAGCTAAGTTGCGTAAACGCTTTAGTAATAGGGTGAAATTAAACTTTGGAGCAGAACAATTTTTAACCGATTTCAACGAAGACGTAGCTAGTGAATTTTTTAGTGGAGATTACGGTTACAACAATAACGTGAGTGCAGCTTTTGCAGAAACCGATCTGATATTTTCAAAGAAGTTTGCAATGAAACTAGGTGTGCGTGGCGAATATAGCCAGTTGTTTGAGCAGTTCACCGTTTCTCCAAGGGCTTCGGTTGCTTATAAAACCGGGAAGAACAGTCAGCTGTCTGTAGCCTACGGCGATTTCTACCAACAGCCTTTTCAGGATGTGCTAAAATTTCAGCAAAACTTAAAAGCACAACAAACACAGCATTACATTTTAAATTATCAGTACGTTGCCAATAACCGTATTTTTAGAGCAGAGGCGTATAGAAAACAGTACAGTAATCTAGTAACTTTTAATACAGAATTTGCAGGCTTTGATAGTGTGTATACCAACAATGGCGATGGGTATGCACAGGGAATTGATTTTTTCTGGAGAGATAATGAAAGCATAAAAAATGTAGATTATTGGATTAGCTATTCGTTTCTAGATACCGAACGTAAGTACAGAAATTTCCCCACAACGGCAACGCCTTCTTTTGCCAATACGCACAACGCTTCTGTGGTGGCAAAGTACTGGGTAGACGACTGGAAGAGCCAGATAGGATTTAGTTACCAATACGGCAGTGGGCGCACATACACCAACCCTAATGTTGTTGGTTTTCTACAAGAAAAAACAAAAGATTTTAATAGTGTGAGTTTAAATTGGGCGTATTTACTTAGCCAGCAGAAAATTTTATACTTCTCAGTGAACAACGTCTTTGGATTTAATAACGTGAACGGCTATCAATATTCGAGTACGGCAGATTTCAACGGAAATTTTAGCAGACGGGAATTGCGTCCAGCAGCAGACCAATTTTTCTTCGTAGGGTTTTTCTGGACCATAAGTGACGACGGAAGCGATAACCAGTTAGATAATTTGTAA
- a CDS encoding DUF2141 domain-containing protein: protein MNALINYFALLLTGVMLQAQNTVEVTMTNFSSNEGTVKVGLYDSQGTWLEKEYKSADSTIANETAKVTFIDVPDGVYAVSCFHDEDDDGVFDMYLGFMPKEDYGCSNGATGMFGPPKWEDAKFTLKKNETKLVSIKL, encoded by the coding sequence ATGAACGCACTAATAAATTATTTTGCTTTACTACTCACAGGAGTAATGTTGCAAGCACAAAACACGGTAGAAGTAACCATGACTAACTTTAGCAGCAACGAAGGCACTGTAAAAGTAGGCTTATATGACAGCCAAGGAACATGGTTAGAAAAAGAATACAAATCTGCAGATAGCACCATCGCTAATGAAACTGCAAAAGTTACTTTTATTGATGTGCCCGATGGAGTTTATGCCGTATCTTGCTTTCACGATGAAGATGATGATGGTGTTTTTGACATGTATTTAGGATTTATGCCTAAAGAAGATTACGGATGCAGTAATGGCGCTACTGGTATGTTTGGCCCGCCAAAATGGGAAGATGCCAAGTTTACACTGAAAAAAAACGAGACAAAACTAGTATCAATAAAATTATAG
- a CDS encoding histidine kinase, with translation MVHFIKELAKAFFVGTLIFLVISIIEYFTGSLKFTTESLLRDFGYNQLYAVPLYMANMPFFYYIIKKYGTTLFKLRPMVIAYAGALGLTLVALFFINMFIFVVLKGASISSFLTNQAPNQYILGLSVSLVVTTIFYGVYYYKHKKETQVTQQKIIAKTASAQFDALKNQLDPHFLFNSLNVLTSLIEENPEAATRFTTSLSKVYRYVLEQKNKELVTVAEELKFARLYMTLIKMRFEDSIVFTAPEQVSNPEAKVVPLSLQLLLENAVKHNMVISSKKLHITIFEKNGNLVIENNLQPKKVLRESSGVGLQNIYQRFGLLTQRPVLVEKNQEMFRVSIPMLTNISTVTKSQDSYISDKRLERAKEYVEKLKGFYVHFTIYLIFIPVFIYLNFQSNTNFPWAAFPIGGWGFGVLGHASEVFNWNPLFNKDWEERKIRDLMNKED, from the coding sequence ATGGTTCATTTTATAAAAGAATTAGCAAAAGCATTTTTTGTAGGTACACTTATTTTTTTGGTGATATCTATCATCGAGTATTTTACGGGCAGCTTAAAATTTACAACAGAGAGTTTATTGAGAGATTTTGGCTATAACCAGCTGTACGCTGTGCCTTTGTATATGGCCAACATGCCATTCTTTTATTACATAATTAAGAAATATGGCACTACGCTGTTTAAGCTTAGGCCTATGGTAATTGCATACGCTGGGGCATTAGGACTCACCCTTGTTGCTTTGTTCTTTATTAACATGTTTATTTTTGTTGTGCTGAAAGGTGCTTCGATTTCAAGTTTCTTAACCAATCAAGCACCTAACCAATATATACTGGGTCTTTCTGTATCGTTGGTGGTTACCACTATTTTTTACGGTGTTTACTATTACAAGCATAAAAAAGAAACGCAGGTAACTCAGCAAAAAATTATTGCTAAAACAGCGTCGGCCCAGTTCGATGCGCTTAAAAACCAGTTAGATCCGCATTTTTTGTTTAATAGTTTAAATGTGCTAACCAGTTTAATTGAAGAAAACCCAGAAGCCGCTACACGATTTACAACCTCACTTTCTAAAGTCTATAGATACGTACTAGAGCAGAAAAATAAAGAACTTGTTACAGTTGCCGAAGAACTTAAATTTGCCCGGCTATATATGACGCTAATTAAGATGCGCTTTGAAGACAGCATTGTTTTTACCGCCCCAGAGCAAGTAAGCAATCCAGAGGCAAAGGTGGTACCATTATCGTTACAACTGTTGTTAGAAAATGCAGTGAAACACAACATGGTAATCTCTTCAAAAAAACTACATATTACCATCTTTGAAAAAAATGGAAATCTTGTAATAGAAAATAACTTACAGCCTAAAAAGGTGCTTCGGGAGAGTAGCGGAGTAGGGCTTCAAAATATATACCAACGATTTGGATTATTAACGCAGCGTCCTGTATTGGTAGAGAAAAATCAGGAAATGTTTAGGGTCTCTATACCCATGCTTACCAATATATCTACGGTTACTAAGAGTCAAGATAGTTATATTTCAGACAAACGTTTAGAACGTGCCAAGGAGTATGTAGAGAAGTTAAAAGGGTTTTATGTTCATTTTACAATTTACCTAATCTTTATTCCTGTCTTTATTTACTTAAACTTTCAGTCTAACACTAATTTTCCCTGGGCAGCTTTTCCGATAGGAGGATGGGGCTTTGGTGTTTTAGGACATGCATCTGAAGTTTTTAACTGGAATCCGCTATTTAATAAAGACTGGGAGGAGCGTAAAATTAGGGACTTAATGAATAAGGAAGACTAA
- a CDS encoding 2TM domain-containing protein, which produces METLNNNREFRLQQAKEKVEKLKGFYTHFTIYLIFVPIFISINYFGGSNFPWAVFPIIGWGFGVFGHASETFGWNPFFGKNWEERKMKEFMDSDTSINL; this is translated from the coding sequence ATGGAAACGCTAAACAACAACAGAGAATTTAGACTACAACAAGCTAAGGAAAAAGTAGAAAAGCTTAAAGGATTTTATACGCACTTCACCATCTATTTAATCTTTGTTCCCATATTCATAAGCATTAATTATTTTGGTGGGAGTAATTTTCCGTGGGCAGTATTTCCAATTATAGGATGGGGTTTCGGAGTTTTTGGACATGCCTCTGAAACATTTGGATGGAATCCTTTTTTTGGCAAGAATTGGGAAGAACGCAAAATGAAAGAATTTATGGATTCTGATACGTCAATCAATTTATAG
- a CDS encoding 2TM domain-containing protein, with the protein MKKTINLKELTMNNNTEKQNKYIRAKARVAEIKKFYTSLISYAIFITLLGALNYYVNEWRYMWFLWAAFGWGIGLLFQAGKAFQWSPFMGKNWEERKLKEFLEEEEKQDWN; encoded by the coding sequence TTGAAGAAGACTATCAACCTTAAAGAACTTACCATGAACAATAATACAGAAAAACAGAACAAATACATTCGCGCTAAGGCACGAGTGGCAGAGATAAAGAAGTTTTACACAAGTTTGATATCGTACGCAATATTTATAACCCTACTGGGTGCGTTAAATTACTATGTGAACGAATGGCGCTATATGTGGTTTTTATGGGCTGCTTTTGGTTGGGGAATAGGCTTACTTTTTCAAGCAGGAAAAGCGTTTCAGTGGAGTCCTTTTATGGGTAAAAATTGGGAAGAACGTAAACTAAAAGAGTTTCTAGAAGAGGAAGAAAAACAAGATTGGAATTAA
- a CDS encoding 2TM domain-containing protein, with translation MKSPENTPYERALKRVENIKKFYAHLRAYLIINIALLLIKANVFDLFKGNGFEDLHFERWLDLNVYGTAILWGIGLLIHGLYAFQYKFKFFKKWEENKMKEFMDNEDKKY, from the coding sequence ATGAAATCACCAGAAAACACACCCTACGAACGCGCCTTGAAAAGAGTAGAAAACATAAAGAAATTTTATGCGCATTTACGAGCTTACCTCATTATTAATATAGCATTACTACTTATTAAAGCCAATGTGTTTGATCTTTTTAAAGGAAACGGATTTGAAGATTTACACTTCGAGAGATGGTTAGATTTAAATGTATATGGTACCGCAATTTTATGGGGTATTGGGCTCCTAATACATGGATTGTATGCTTTTCAGTATAAATTCAAATTCTTTAAGAAATGGGAGGAGAATAAAATGAAAGAATTCATGGACAACGAAGATAAAAAATACTAA
- a CDS encoding 2TM domain-containing protein: MMNTSDKEKFERAKKQVAEIKGFYVHLSIYLFVNLILLLIAFGLFSDGFFSMHMPHWGHFTTPFFWGIGLFFHGLKVFGHKMKFLKNWEDRKIKEYIDREERDFEKFN; the protein is encoded by the coding sequence ATGATGAATACGTCAGACAAAGAAAAATTTGAGCGCGCTAAAAAGCAAGTAGCAGAAATAAAAGGATTTTATGTGCACTTAAGCATATATTTATTTGTAAATCTAATACTACTTCTTATAGCGTTTGGCCTATTTAGCGATGGATTCTTTTCTATGCATATGCCGCACTGGGGACACTTTACAACACCTTTTTTCTGGGGTATCGGACTATTCTTTCACGGTCTAAAAGTCTTTGGACATAAGATGAAATTTCTTAAAAACTGGGAAGACCGTAAAATTAAAGAGTATATAGATCGCGAAGAACGTGATTTCGAAAAATTTAATTAA
- a CDS encoding amidohydrolase family protein has protein sequence MKTLLKLLLLLCVSVVSAQKFVITNVTVFDGEAVTDTISVLVEDGVITEIAKTITTDATTVDGTGKFLMPALTNCHVHAWSNDALTEAAQAGVTNVLDMHGVEMAQGMMKSLKDSTNYARCFVAGAAATAPGGHGTQYGFPTPTLIKPEEAEGFISDRIAAGADYIKIIVEPWKETLSHETVGALIAAAHAKDKRAVVHISKAEDAKKVLENGADGLVHVWWDTLISTEQLKTWSRNKDCFIMPTLLTSQLVLPMIRKSAPEGKLLSDEQLEQQVKMIYDAGIDILAGTDPPNAGINYGTDLYKELKLLSKAGVPNLVVLKSATSLPAKYFPLGKTGSIKEGYKADMLLLNASPIQDIDNISNIAVVWKDGKKVR, from the coding sequence ATGAAAACACTTTTAAAACTATTACTCTTGCTATGTGTTTCGGTGGTATCTGCACAAAAATTTGTAATCACCAATGTAACTGTCTTCGATGGAGAAGCGGTTACCGATACTATTTCAGTTTTAGTTGAAGACGGAGTTATTACAGAAATTGCTAAAACCATTACAACAGATGCAACGACCGTAGATGGTACTGGTAAATTTCTAATGCCCGCCCTCACAAACTGTCATGTACATGCATGGAGTAATGATGCGTTAACAGAAGCTGCACAAGCAGGGGTAACAAACGTCCTAGACATGCATGGTGTTGAAATGGCGCAAGGCATGATGAAGTCGTTAAAAGATTCTACTAACTACGCTCGCTGTTTTGTTGCCGGAGCAGCGGCTACAGCGCCTGGCGGACATGGAACTCAATACGGTTTTCCTACACCTACCTTAATCAAACCTGAAGAAGCAGAAGGCTTTATTAGTGATCGCATAGCAGCGGGGGCAGATTACATAAAAATTATTGTTGAACCCTGGAAGGAAACCTTAAGTCATGAAACGGTAGGCGCGCTCATAGCAGCTGCACATGCTAAAGACAAAAGAGCTGTTGTGCATATTTCTAAAGCTGAAGATGCAAAAAAAGTACTTGAAAATGGTGCTGATGGCTTGGTGCATGTATGGTGGGATACGTTAATTTCTACAGAACAACTAAAAACATGGTCTAGAAACAAAGATTGCTTTATTATGCCAACACTCTTAACAAGTCAGCTGGTATTGCCTATGATAAGGAAATCTGCTCCAGAAGGAAAACTGTTATCTGATGAGCAATTAGAACAGCAAGTAAAGATGATCTATGACGCTGGTATCGATATTTTAGCTGGTACAGACCCCCCGAACGCAGGTATTAATTATGGAACTGATTTATACAAAGAACTTAAATTACTCTCTAAAGCAGGAGTTCCAAACTTGGTTGTTTTAAAATCTGCAACATCCTTACCCGCTAAATATTTTCCCTTAGGTAAAACAGGGAGCATAAAAGAGGGTTATAAAGCAGACATGCTCTTATTAAATGCCAGCCCTATTCAAGATATTGACAATATAAGTAACATAGCTGTTGTATGGAAAGATGGAAAAAAGGTTCGTTAA
- a CDS encoding LytR/AlgR family response regulator transcription factor, producing MNVLIIEDEKPAARRLQRMLERIDVKVATLLHSVEEAINWFSNNTHPDLIFLDIQLSDGLSFEIFDEVDVRSAIIFTTAFDEYALQAFKLNSIDYILKPIDEDDLKTAVTKYQSLQPKAANLQLNFEDIKKLLVNPVEREYKKRFTTKIGQHIKMISVDEIECFYSENKGTYAHTVEGRDYLLDTTLEQLENELEPQTFFRISRKYYININAIKDIISYTNSRLQLKLNSYKEQEVIVARERVKDFKLWLE from the coding sequence ATGAACGTTCTCATTATTGAAGATGAAAAACCAGCTGCAAGACGCCTTCAGCGTATGTTGGAACGCATAGACGTAAAAGTAGCAACTTTGCTCCATAGCGTAGAAGAAGCAATTAATTGGTTTTCTAACAATACACATCCCGACCTTATTTTTTTAGACATACAACTTAGCGACGGATTGTCTTTTGAAATTTTTGATGAGGTAGACGTAAGGAGTGCTATTATTTTTACAACTGCTTTCGATGAATATGCCTTACAAGCTTTTAAACTCAATAGCATAGATTATATCTTAAAACCCATAGATGAAGATGATCTAAAGACAGCTGTAACTAAATACCAGTCGTTACAGCCAAAGGCAGCAAACCTCCAGCTTAATTTTGAAGACATCAAAAAATTACTTGTCAACCCAGTAGAGCGAGAATACAAAAAACGGTTTACCACCAAAATAGGGCAGCATATAAAGATGATTTCGGTAGATGAAATTGAGTGTTTTTATTCTGAAAATAAAGGCACCTACGCCCACACCGTAGAAGGGAGAGATTATCTGCTAGATACAACCTTAGAACAGTTAGAAAACGAACTAGAACCCCAGACGTTTTTCAGAATTAGTAGAAAATATTACATCAATATTAATGCTATAAAAGATATAATTAGCTATACCAATAGTAGGTTGCAGCTTAAACTTAACAGCTATAAGGAACAAGAGGTTATTGTAGCAAGAGAACGAGTAAAAGACTTCAAACTTTGGCTTGAATAG
- a CDS encoding sulfatase-like hydrolase/transferase: MSALLKNKDNRPLLWLFTPLLVVVLAGYFIINNKESYSSEIFAFSLMTIAIVALVLAFAKGGFKKAIYILGYFFLAFFAFVKLSFYLQYGVGISASALFVIFETNTGEASDYLSNYFSLPTIIIGIILLVPLFFLLKSKLHKNTVALKSIGGRQLMATVILIGIATASVYLIRKNFRTVNIPYATLSTWKEYKIAKQNLKDNLAQPTSPAFTDVASDETPQTYVVVIGESTSSWHMQLYGYPRETNPKLTEIRNELIVLDSVITPHVHTITALDKILTRSNAQTIKPNPNGSIIQLANMAGFETYWLSNQKPVGLYESIPTILGSAAKHTQFLATDDYNAQILDEDLLPKLEQILGKKEISKKIIFLHLIGTHLRYEKRYPAAYNIFTDAPPRLTYAHAKAIQQTNAYDNAVRYNDAVIRDVIELLRKQNSISSMVYFSDHGDEVYDTMDFLGHNEYHNTPPMYEVPFVLWFSEKYKTNKNFNAKQQRKEVYNLENFIHTFAQLSAIQFKGYNPSKSLLEHVETEISDTINE, from the coding sequence ATGAGCGCTCTATTAAAAAATAAAGATAACAGACCATTGCTTTGGCTTTTTACACCGCTCCTAGTTGTGGTATTAGCAGGATATTTCATCATTAATAACAAAGAGAGCTATTCTTCAGAAATCTTTGCATTCTCCTTAATGACAATCGCAATTGTTGCATTAGTATTGGCTTTTGCAAAAGGAGGTTTTAAAAAAGCAATCTACATCTTAGGGTATTTTTTCTTAGCATTTTTCGCATTCGTAAAACTTAGTTTTTATTTACAATATGGGGTGGGTATTAGCGCCTCTGCCCTCTTTGTTATTTTTGAAACTAATACAGGCGAAGCTTCAGATTATCTCTCTAATTATTTTAGCCTACCAACAATAATTATCGGGATTATTTTACTAGTTCCACTTTTCTTTCTGCTGAAATCGAAACTCCATAAAAATACGGTTGCCTTAAAGTCTATTGGTGGGAGACAACTAATGGCCACAGTTATTCTCATAGGTATTGCAACAGCTTCAGTCTATCTTATTAGAAAAAATTTTAGAACGGTAAACATTCCGTATGCAACATTAAGCACATGGAAAGAATATAAAATTGCCAAGCAAAATCTAAAAGATAACCTCGCCCAACCAACGAGTCCTGCGTTTACCGATGTGGCCTCAGATGAAACCCCTCAAACCTATGTGGTAGTTATCGGTGAGTCTACATCTAGCTGGCATATGCAACTCTATGGGTATCCACGCGAAACCAACCCTAAATTAACAGAGATAAGAAACGAATTGATTGTTCTAGATAGTGTAATTACGCCTCACGTGCATACCATTACCGCACTAGACAAGATTTTAACGCGTTCCAACGCTCAGACAATTAAGCCAAATCCCAACGGATCTATCATTCAATTGGCGAATATGGCGGGTTTTGAAACTTATTGGCTATCTAACCAAAAGCCCGTCGGACTATACGAAAGTATCCCTACCATCTTAGGAAGCGCGGCTAAGCATACTCAATTTCTGGCTACAGACGACTACAATGCCCAAATCCTTGATGAAGATCTATTGCCCAAACTAGAACAGATATTAGGAAAAAAGGAAATTTCAAAAAAAATAATATTTCTACACCTCATAGGCACCCATTTACGCTATGAAAAACGATATCCGGCTGCTTACAATATCTTTACAGACGCACCGCCAAGATTAACCTATGCACATGCTAAAGCGATACAACAAACCAATGCCTATGACAATGCCGTACGATACAACGATGCTGTAATAAGAGATGTTATTGAATTACTTCGGAAACAGAACAGTATATCATCTATGGTATATTTTTCAGATCATGGCGACGAAGTGTATGACACTATGGATTTCTTAGGGCACAACGAATACCACAACACACCCCCCATGTATGAAGTTCCGTTTGTACTTTGGTTTTCAGAAAAATATAAAACAAACAAAAATTTCAACGCTAAACAACAGCGCAAAGAAGTATACAACTTAGAAAATTTTATACACACCTTCGCACAACTAAGCGCTATTCAGTTTAAGGGTTACAACCCCTCAAAAAGTCTTTTAGAACATGTGGAGACTGAAATTTCTGACACAATAAATGAATAA
- a CDS encoding LETM1-related biofilm-associated protein, whose product MNPSASGWIPKYFKIRADAVSSESHIHESISYHQLQSAGFIHGVSITSLLQPIPTKIILTTDELTKINLFHLLVTRYFEHNNDATQKDAIKSILEFYHLIEKGRKGFFNQFARYSKNHTKLERIMAVRIHESNNLLKRNFTSLLTYAFLYLDVLAYEQYLLGKQDVKAFITRFESTVLYACFHALQSKQKKNKYDRLLIELFEGNAAYANSKKSQQEFVESVKASSPHQRTFILDISCLAVWDDFSMDASEAKFLRGLCEQLELSESTLATSIETIVILTQNESVQVKLFEYAHPVNQFYKQATKTVKTLIVRNKTRLITELHESGELIVLLGKSTSKELSAEEKAKVKSQLLDICKTIPSLTIFLLPGGTLLLPLLIKFIPQLLPSAFDENRIEK is encoded by the coding sequence ATGAACCCTTCAGCAAGTGGATGGATTCCGAAATATTTTAAGATACGGGCAGATGCTGTTTCTTCAGAATCGCACATACATGAATCTATTTCATACCACCAACTTCAGAGCGCAGGTTTTATTCATGGTGTTTCCATTACATCGTTACTACAGCCCATCCCCACCAAAATAATTCTTACTACAGATGAGCTCACCAAAATTAATCTATTTCATCTATTAGTTACACGCTATTTTGAACATAATAACGATGCCACTCAAAAAGATGCTATAAAATCTATTTTAGAGTTCTATCACCTTATAGAAAAGGGTAGAAAAGGGTTTTTTAATCAGTTTGCAAGATATTCAAAAAATCATACAAAACTCGAACGTATAATGGCAGTTCGAATTCATGAATCGAACAATCTTTTAAAACGAAATTTTACTTCGCTACTTACCTATGCCTTTCTCTACCTTGACGTATTAGCTTATGAGCAATACCTTTTAGGGAAACAAGATGTAAAGGCATTTATCACTCGTTTTGAAAGCACAGTTCTTTATGCCTGTTTTCATGCTTTGCAGAGTAAACAAAAGAAGAATAAGTACGACAGATTACTTATTGAACTGTTTGAAGGTAACGCAGCATATGCCAACAGTAAAAAAAGTCAGCAAGAATTTGTTGAAAGCGTTAAAGCTTCCTCACCTCATCAACGTACTTTTATATTAGACATTAGCTGCCTAGCCGTATGGGACGATTTCAGCATGGATGCTAGCGAAGCTAAATTCTTGAGAGGCTTATGCGAGCAGTTAGAGCTATCTGAAAGCACTTTAGCCACAAGCATAGAAACCATTGTAATTCTTACCCAAAACGAAAGCGTACAGGTCAAATTATTTGAATACGCCCACCCCGTAAACCAGTTTTACAAGCAAGCTACCAAAACGGTAAAAACGCTGATTGTAAGAAATAAAACCCGCCTAATTACCGAATTGCATGAAAGTGGAGAGCTTATTGTCCTCCTCGGAAAATCTACATCTAAGGAACTTTCAGCAGAAGAAAAAGCAAAAGTAAAATCGCAACTACTCGATATTTGTAAAACAATACCGTCGTTAACCATTTTCTTACTACCAGGCGGAACACTCTTATTACCTTTACTCATTAAATTTATACCACAATTATTACCTTCGGCATTCGATGAAAACAGAATTGAAAAATAG
- a CDS encoding DUF4331 family protein, whose product MKRTKILAAIGGLGVAILSVVFIAADHVDAPAVALTTSDIADLYAFEGNNPNNTVLIATIQGPLVPGNVTNTATFEEDVMVEFNIDNTGDFVEDLVIQAVRRGDSMYFFGPTAPAQTGLSSEVQVTGPMSSVKISGTDETEIGTANGMTFFAGPRRDYFYFDFERFNAVASGSVAPEGFLPPADATDFFEDLNVLAITVEVPNSMLGTAPTHVATAAGLVDGLPDAYNVWVSTKRKQ is encoded by the coding sequence ATGAAAAGAACTAAAATTTTAGCGGCCATTGGCGGATTGGGAGTAGCAATACTTTCGGTAGTCTTTATAGCTGCCGATCACGTAGATGCTCCAGCGGTGGCTTTAACTACCTCAGACATCGCCGATTTGTATGCGTTTGAAGGTAACAACCCGAACAACACTGTGCTTATCGCAACCATTCAAGGACCTTTGGTACCTGGTAATGTTACCAACACTGCAACTTTTGAAGAAGATGTAATGGTAGAATTTAACATAGACAATACAGGTGATTTTGTTGAAGATCTGGTAATTCAAGCAGTGCGAAGAGGAGATTCTATGTATTTCTTCGGACCAACCGCGCCTGCGCAAACAGGTTTAAGTAGCGAAGTACAGGTTACTGGACCTATGAGTAGCGTTAAAATTTCAGGAACTGATGAAACCGAAATCGGTACAGCCAATGGAATGACATTTTTCGCTGGACCAAGAAGAGATTATTTCTATTTCGATTTTGAGCGATTTAATGCAGTAGCTTCTGGCTCGGTAGCTCCAGAAGGATTTTTACCTCCTGCAGATGCAACCGACTTTTTTGAAGATTTAAATGTTTTGGCTATTACGGTTGAAGTACCAAATAGTATGCTAGGAACAGCACCTACACACGTAGCAACTGCAGCGGGACTTGTAGACGGCTTACCAGATGCTTATAATGTTTGGGTTTCTACCAAAAGAAAACAATAA